From a single Cryptococcus neoformans var. neoformans B-3501A chromosome 3, whole genome shotgun sequence genomic region:
- a CDS encoding hypothetical protein (HMMPfam hit to Las1, Las1-like, score: 62.1, E(): 1.5e-15), translating into MKTPRRVPWTSQTELTELYDMLFSPAADLESRRRGLARMSIYISSPSCPSFIHLLHSLVAAELLPYPPPRGAEESQRMRMMMGMAIVRFVNGMVDPLQTGSYARPISHLAATLGLPPSLIALRHRATHEDLPPLPLLHQAVTQCIVYLHQNSFVPLVTSSYGSPPPAVLERQQATAKRIDGLLKKWKKIAKNRLRDKEVREEDESAIEMKKVRKELEGEVAGASGIVRGLVEVGGLVPLAKRKRASQKAVSPPPPSLKIWEPLLTHLSDTTMPDLSSTLSVQILNILLNPSTSPILSQEPQGFNPSEELISLNEDEKDTSGESESYRWDLAVWLIYFWGNSSSESALKLTQEEKKAIYRRLALTLLHKYDDPILTRLHKCLAELDESLRDIANDLIVLSKTDARDNLTDSDMEVDVIESRLQAMEKRLVEVEGRSAPAQINDANAAPVTESASLPGWRRLTPQEWTPCPIGTFI; encoded by the exons ATGAAAACACCCAGACGAGTTCCCTGGACCTCTCAAACAGAGCTAACAGAGCTTTATGACATGCTCTTCTCGCCTGCCGCGGATCTTGAGAGCAGACGACGAGGTTTAGCAAGA ATGAGCATATACAtttcatcaccatcatgtccttctttcatacatcttcttcattctctgGTTGCTGCGGAACTCTTACCTTATCCCCCGCCTCGAGGAGCCGAAGAGTcgcagaggatgagaatgatgatgggtatGGCAATTGTACGATTTGTAAATGGGATGGTCGACCCTCTACAGACTG GTTCGTATGCCCGTCCCATATCTCATCTTGCAGCCACCCTCggtcttcctccttctttgatCGCCCTTCGACATCGAGCAACCCACGAGGATCTTCCCCCTCTACCATTACTGCATCAAGCTGTGACGCAATGTATCGTATATTTGCATCAAAACTCATTCGTCCCACTCGTAACGTCCTCATATGGctcaccaccaccggcAGTTTTAGAAAGACAGCAGGCAACTGCGAAGCGAATAGATGGCCTCTTGAAAAAGTGGAAAAAGATCGCGAAAAACAGATTGAGAGATAAAGAAGTaagagaggaggacgaAAGCGCGAttgagatgaagaaggtcaGAAAAGAATTAGAAGGAGAGGTTGCTGGAGCGAGCGGCATTGTCAGAGGTTTAGTGGAAGTAGGCGGCCTAGTGCCTCTTGCTAAAAG AAAACGGGCGTCGCAGAAGGCAGTTTCTCCcccacctccatctctcaagATTTGGGAACCTCTCTTAACCCATTTGTCCGACACTACCATGCCAGACCTGTCCTCAACATTATCTGTCCAAATCCTTAATATTCTTCTCAACCCATCTACAAGCCCTATTCTTTCTCAAGAGCCTCAAGGGTTTAATCCCTCGGAGGAGTTGATCTCGttgaatgaagatgagaaagataCATCTGGAGAAAGCGAGTCTTATCGATGGGATTTGGCAGTGTGGTTAATCTATTTTTGGGGAAACAGTTCATCAGAGAGCGCGTTGAAATTGacacaagaagagaagaaagccaTTTACCGAAGGCTGGCTCTCACGTTACTGCACAAATACGACGATCCTAT TTTAACACGGTTACATAAGTGTTTGGCCGAGCTTGACGAGTCTCTCCGGGACATCGCAAATGATCTTATCGTTCTGTCAAAGACGGATGCTCGCGATAATTTAACAGATAGCGATATGGAAGTTGATGTCATTGAAAGCCGCCTTCAGGCAATGGAGAAGCGATTGGTCGAAGTTGAAGGTCGC TCTGCACCAGCCCAGATCAACGATGCAAATGCTGCGCCAGTCACAGAGTCAGCATCATTACCTGGCTGGCGTCGATTGACACCTCAAGAATGGACACCATGCCCCATCGGAACATTTATATAA